The sequence below is a genomic window from Daphnia pulicaria isolate SC F1-1A chromosome 6, SC_F0-13Bv2, whole genome shotgun sequence.
TTCCTCATTGCCGGTTTGAACAACAGCCCATCGTATCTTGAGTcctgttctctaaccacatagctattgagaGGAAGTGGTGTActttcttgggaggaagtcatctacatatatgaggcaacatcgatagtgaacagttgcattttcaataaattggtagaataattcatcacccgaatttagcgaattagttgctatgtttcacccaacgtgttttgtaggacacttaaaatttcctgcccgttttttaacagtttaaaagatttaatttcctgcccgtggacaaatcatttgccagttaaaccaatGTCATTAGATTTCTCATACATCCAATCATGGCCAAATGGATTCTGTAGGATCAATCGGTATTGGTATCAataggtggtcaagtggttagcgaatTCTCTTACTATGAGTGAGTACCCGGGTTCAACTCCCGATAAACAATAGTTTCTAAAATATATTGATGACCGAATTAATAATTAGCAACTGTGACTTTACCCGGAGTTTGAACCTCGGATTTCTCGCATGACAAtcaagcacgctaaccaatacacaatgagagagatggaatacactatatgttatggaatgtataaatatgtcgtagagacacggttcgtcgcgctcacctgtgtgccAGTTGCAACGCGAGATGCAGAGATGTTTGAAACCACTTGTCAATGAGATCAGaattgaatatcaattggtgatcgattggttagcgagttcgctttcTATGCGTTATgttcgggttcaattccctaaaaacaccaatttcaaaattgaaaataaatgtttgaattaATATTGAATTAAAGCGCCTTAACCAAGTATCGAAACTCGGACATCTTGTATGATAGCAGAGAACGTTACCCAATACACCATGAAAGAGATGGAATTTAATAGAAGTAATGGGAtttataaatatgtcgtagttacacgttaataaaaaaaaacgtgaagcGCGACAACCATTTGTCGAAATTGGAACTCGATAATGATAttagttctgatagtgtagtggttagagtttgTGTTACAATGCCATGCCCTTACATGTATGTGGCGGTAACACCTCACCGAttatggttcaaaccccaagtactacacataCATAAATATTGGAGGACAttgaatatcaataaaaaaaatccaaccctCAACACCTGGTTTGGGGAGAGGCaatgcttaatttttttcacgtgTTCAAAATCATTATATCAACGATAAAAATTGCAACCAGTGGGCGTGGTTTTTTGGAGGGAAGCTTATGTTTTGtgcttttatttcgtttggcGGCTTATTATCTTGCTGGTAAGTCAacgaataattgtttttcacattctcTCTGAACTTCCCCTTGACAACATGCCCAACTCTGGTAAGTCTCTTTAATGTTATCCAATATTTCTGTTatattcattgttttttttgtatcataGATTTGCTTGTTGCTTCTCCCCCCGTTTCTTTGTCTCCTCAAGTGGTTGTCCGTGATGGAATACCCAATTCTGGTAAGTCTCCTTAATGTTATCCAATATTTCTGTTctattcattgtttttttttgtttgatagaTTTGCCTGTTGTTTCTCCCCCCGTCTCTTTGTCTCCTCAAGTGGTTGTCCCTGAAGAAAATCCACTGGGTGATGACGAAGTTGACGGGGTTTTAGCATCCATGGATATGGATTTCAATACCCCGCCGTCTTCCCCACCTGTCTCCTTTCTTCAATCTTGGACGATTTCAGAATTTCAGAGGATTGAAGATAGGAGAAGATCCAATCTATTACGTGGAGTGCAGCTGAAAACTCGGCacgaaaaatttaagaaaaaccgACAGAAGTAAGTTTATCCAAGTTatttcatgtttgtttttttatgtaattttttttttcattttagtgcTGAAGCTGCTTTGGAAAGATCTAAGCGGAATGAGGCATGGGCCAAAAAGGAGCTGGCCTCATTCCGCTCCAAAATGTGCAAGGATGAAGCTGAGGCACAGAGAATGTTTGGAGATGTGAtttagatgttttttttttcgatttgtttaattttttttctttgttttttatttgttaattttgttgatttgttggTTATTGATCAGTAATAAACAGAGTATTAGAATATTCATttagtttgctttttttatttttccaacttcATAATTGATgttcttaatattttaaaatccatATAAGCACTACTTCTCTTTGATTCTTGATTTGAACCATTGACTTTTTGACCTTAAGGATTTATATTCCATCTctttaaccactacactatggagacttattttaatatcaaatgtttaatgctatattcgtttttttttaatttttgatggaactcaaaagaagaaaagtagaaCATTGTACTTTGAATTGGACATTGTATGAGTAAGAGTTTTTTCAACCACTATAATTTTTATCATTATCCTTATTacataaatattgaaaatttaatatgaattcattattttcGAAATTTAGATTTGAACCATTGATCTTAGGAATCGCATTTCATTACTTTAACCGCTACACCACGGAACGatacataattttgaaatattgaagattttattggttttgtatttttttcgataAAGCTTTAGATTTAGAAATTACGTTAATAGTAAGTCATTCATGTAAAACtttgttcttttccaaatTACGATTCATTTGTATGCAATATGAGTGCATTTTTATAGTTGTGCtgtgagtgggtttgaaccaacatTCCTTGAATTAACAAACCAatactataaccactacaccatctgCTGTGGTATTTTGCAAATCTTGACGATACCAGctggatagtgcatacttcTTCATTGTCAGTGTCATCGcccaacaagaacaaaaacaatttatttgctGCAGTTTAAGAATTCATTGTTTTGGGAACTATTTGCTTGCCCGAGtgggggtttgaaccacccaCCTTTGAATTACCAATTCAACGCTATAACCATTACAGCAACGGTATTTACAATAAATATCTGACGTTAAAGGTGCATAACGcctacttacacattgtcatagaTATCACACAGCGTGagcaaagacattttttttacatcggAGTTTGAATTTATCTATAATAAGACTATTTGCTTCATAAGCATCTGCTTCATCATTCACCAGGGAACGAtgcataaatttgaaatatggaAAATTTTATTGGTTTACGTATTTTATATTATAAAGCTTTAGATCTAGAAATTACGTTAATAGTAAATCATTCATGTAAAGATTTATTCTTTTCCAGCTTGCCATTCATTTGCATGCTGTTTTTTGAGTGCTATTTTATAGTTATACTGAGAGTGGATTTGAACCAACATCCTTTGAATTACTAATCCATTGATATAACCACTACCCCATCGGCGGTGTGTTCTTCCAATTCTTGACGATATCCGctggatagtgcatacttcttcattttcagtgtcatcgcccagcaagaacaaaaataatttatttacttcattttaAGAATTCATCGTTTCGGGTACTATTTGCTTGCCTGAgctggggtttgaaccaaacACTTTTGACCTACTAatgcaatgctataaccactacatcaACAACGGTGTTTACAAATAATATCCGATGTGACCAGttggatagcgcatacttacacattatcatagttatcacccagcgtgagcaaagaaattttatttacatcggattttgaagttttcaataataagacTATTTGCTTCATTAGCATCTGCTTCATCATACACCACGGAACATtgcataaatttgaaatattgaaaatattattggtttttgtgttattttcgatttttgataAGCTTCAGATTAAGAAATTACGTAAATAGTAAATCATTCATGTAAACGCACAAATAATAAAGTAGTAATTAACATTATATGACTAATTTCTACTGCTCTATCCTAAGTGATAAATTGAAAACCACTGGTCTGGACTTGAACCGTAGACCGCTTTCTTTATAGTCCGGCACTTTATCCACTACACCATGTGACTACGTTGTGTTTGCTGAAAAATTTGAGTCCTTTTCTGTGTTAAAGGAGAGTGTGAGTAGTATTGACATTCTATTCATCCGTCCATGACTTTTTAGTAGTATAAGGATTCCTATTCATCCGTCAACGACTTTAGGTATGTTAAGTAAAAGTCAAtctttccagaaaaaaaacgtcatgTTGTTCAATCAGTGACATAGCTAATTCAAGTGGATGAAATTTGTTTAggataaaatggaaaaaaataaattaaaatgatcaaatttaaatctgaaataaaattgatgaattttgGCCATGCAACAGTTATTGCTTATTTCTGTCTTAGGCTTCaagtcttgaaaaattttgttttgagtgTTCATTATTGCtcgtacaaataaaaaattcttgtagaaatagttatgaaaataaaagttttataaAATCTTGAGAAAGAccattgtttattatttataaggTTTGTTAATTCACGGTTGAGCGCACATGGGAACTGCCCCCATGGCCATGCCCGTGCTCCTTTTTTTGGCCCATAGGCCGAGGCGGAATTTAGTTCCTCTTGGGAAGGaaaggaatggaagggaatgtatTAATGTATTCaccaaaaaatcaatatttcttaATTAGATTTGAGAATGTTTGACTATATGTTTAAATTGCAGTTGTCTAAAATGGTTACAATAAAACTTCTTTAAAGACAACATTTAAAGTAaacacctttttcttttcttcttcggtgGCTGTCGGATGATTTTTGAGAAGCTTGCCTTGCTTCCCAGACTCAGCAATCTCGACTCGGACTCCTTTTTGGGAgggaacacaaaaaatattagaattattgaatatttcatgaaactattaattttaaaaatgtataagaaatcaaaataaaccgTCTTTCGATGTAGCTCTGGAGAAGGCCACATACAGCTGGCCATGACTGAAGACGGGTTCTGGAAGTAATATTCCGACCCGATCAAACGTTTGGCCCTGTGACTTTGTGATGGTCATCGCAAACGCCAACAAAACGGGAAACTGGAGCCTCTTGAGGATGACTGGAAGATCCGAATCAGTTGGGGACATCATCATCCGCGGGATGTAGACGATGTGCCCCTTGTTTTTTCCAGCAGCAATTTCTGCAACGATCAGATTTTCTCTAAGCGCCCTGATGATGAGCCGGGTCCCATTGCAAAGTCCCTGACGCGAATCGATATTCTTCAGAAGAATGATGACGGCTCCCACTTTCATTTTCAGCAAATGGGTGGGAATTCCGGAGACGTCAAAGGAGTTGAGAACTTCGGTTgggtaatttgaaatttcttcaggGTCGTCAGAGTCGATGGTATCGATGCTTCTGTACTCATGAAGCGTACCGGGCATGTCTTTGATGATCTGATTGTTGATTCGTAAGCAATCGCCGTTTTTCGGACAAAGAATAGCGCGACTGCATATTTTTTGAGATACGACGGGATCTAACAGTTGAGCAGGATCACCAAAGACGTGCTCGACTAAACTCCGgttataattgaaaaattctttagGAATTTCAATCATATCGGGGATGTTCAATTTTGGATGCGTCGGTAGAGTTCCGTTTCCAAGCTGAATGAGCCAATCGGCGTAGTCTTGACTGCCGGCCACGGTACGCATATTTTGAGTCAGACGAAGTTGTCGAAACTGAGGCCAAGTGTCATTGTTTCGGATAGTGACTTCCAGCACTGTCACCCTGTTTCCGTGTCGGACGACCGGTAAACACTGACGAAAATCGCCACCAAGAAGGAGCACTTTACCACCGTGAGGAAGATTGTTCTTGTGCAACTTTTGGAACAGGAAATTGAAAGCACTAAGGGCGTGATTTGTCTTCATGGTGGCTTCGTCAGAAATGATGAGAACTGCACTTCTGATCAAATGGGCGAGGAAGCTACCATCTTCGATttttgatctggtcgcttcAGTAATTGGAGGGTAAATCTTGAATTGGGAATGATACGTTGTGCCGTCAATCAACAACGTAGAAGCGATGCCGGTAGACGCAACGGCGATCACTGTTTTCCCTTGTCCCTGCAGTACGGTGATGAGAGTGTTGTACAGGAACGTCTTCCCCGTTCCTCCAGGGCCATCCAAGAAATACTGATGCGGAATTGCATTTTCAGTATCGTTGACGGCAGCCATGACTTGATCGAAGGCAGCCCGTTGACCTTCGTTCAACTGACTAACCATCAATTCACCcaatcttctcttctctctcataGTAATTTCAGCATTTTCTTCGAGTTGAGCCGCGATAAGACGATGAATAAGCTGAAAATCAGGAACAGGCAATGAGAGATTTTCCATCGTTTGATTGTTGAGAAGTAGCTTGTcttgaataaatttcaaagtcaAGTTTTTCGCTATTTCGGCGTCGTGACCATTACGAATAAAATCTTCCATTAGCTGAGGCAAAGATCGCTCAAAGAGATAAAGAGCATCCGTGGGATTGCAAAACAgacaaatgtcaacaaaaagctGTCGCAATCGTTCTGGCATTTCAAAGGCGGCCGCATCGTCCAGTGTCCTCTCCCAAACGCTGTCATCTTCCAACAAATTTAAGGCAGCGGCGGCTGCTTTAAACGTCGGTAAAATTACACCGTTGACTGTTCGAAGATTTTCAAAACTGGTCGGTCCTTTGACGTTAATGAGGAGCAAGCGCAGGCAGAATCGCTCAATTTGACGGACACTCACCGTGTACAATCGGCCAATGATTTTGAGATTTTGAACTCGTCGCTTCCAGAAATTACGGCCACCAACCTTGACGAAAGCAAAATGGTTGACAATCTCTCTGTAAAAATACTGCCTCGCTTCTTCATTATCCCGGTTCAAGATGAAAAAAGCAGTTAAAGTCGTTTCTTTCAAAGCGGCGTTGGCGACTGCTTGTTCCTCGTTGCCCGGGTGAAAAAAGACGGACTGTTCCAATGGAAGATGTACGGCAAGTCGGAAGATGACATGGGAACGATTGCTGAGGGGAAACTTATTGATTCTCCAGGCGGCTTCTGGTGCGCTGACGTAACGCGTGTCCAAAAAAGTAGTGATTTCGTCCCACACGAATGTCGGCTCATCTTCACCTTCAACTTGCTGATGCGTTCCCTTTTTTGTCTCAATGTTTCCGCTGTCATGGCCTTTGTACACGTACTtaaagatgtatttgacactgGTGAGTGAAGCGCAGGATTCGAGGTTTATGTGACAGTCATATTTCAGCAGCAACCAAGGGTTATAAGGCACAACCCATCTGTTGTCTACTTCATAGACGACATTCCCTC
It includes:
- the LOC124342039 gene encoding uncharacterized protein LOC124342039, which produces MPNSDLLVASPPVSLSPQVVVRDGIPNSDLPVVSPPVSLSPQVVVPEENPLGDDEVDGVLASMDMDFNTPPSSPPVSFLQSWTISEFQRIEDRRRSNLLRGVQLKTRHEKFKKNRQNAEAALERSKRNEAWAKKELASFRSKMCKDEAEAQRMFGDVI